One Curtobacterium herbarum genomic window carries:
- a CDS encoding ATP-binding cassette domain-containing protein encodes MTKHRGGRLLWRDLSFTVARGEVLALTGPSGCGKSTLLDCIGLIDSLDAGTIHVGGTDAGRSRRRARRLRRDHLGYLFQDFGLVPDMTVDANIRIGRPGRSRGARRMTTAEALERVGLAGRGSDRAHDLSGGEQQRVALARLVVKQPDVILADEPTSALDDDNARMVLDALGDFASAGAAVIVATHAAPVAERAATVLRLERTS; translated from the coding sequence GTGACGAAGCACCGAGGCGGACGCCTGCTCTGGCGGGATCTGTCGTTCACGGTGGCCCGTGGTGAGGTGCTCGCGCTCACCGGGCCGAGCGGCTGCGGCAAGTCGACCCTGCTCGACTGCATCGGGCTCATCGACTCGCTGGATGCCGGGACGATCCACGTCGGTGGCACTGATGCGGGACGGAGCCGTCGACGGGCCAGACGACTCCGGCGTGACCACCTCGGCTACCTCTTCCAGGACTTCGGCCTCGTCCCGGACATGACGGTCGATGCCAACATCCGCATCGGGCGACCCGGTCGATCGCGAGGTGCCCGCCGGATGACGACCGCCGAGGCGTTGGAACGCGTCGGACTCGCGGGGCGCGGGAGTGACCGGGCGCACGACCTCAGCGGTGGTGAGCAGCAGCGTGTCGCACTCGCTCGCCTCGTCGTGAAGCAGCCGGACGTCATCCTGGCGGACGAACCGACGAGTGCACTCGACGACGACAACGCCCGGATGGTGCTCGACGCACTCGGCGACTTCGCATCGGCCGGAGCCGCGGTGATCGTCGCGACCCACGCGGCACCGGTCGCCGAGAGGGCCGCGACCGTCCTGCGGCTCGAGCGCACGTCGTGA
- a CDS encoding diacylglycerol/lipid kinase family protein: protein MNAPAPQRAAVVVNPVKGNPGRLRALVDAEAARNGWAPTGWFETAADDDGRAAARAAVDAAPDVVLVAGGDGTLRVVAEELRGTGIPVSLIPSGTGNLFARNLGLHRNDTAGAVRAAFTGTDRPIDVGIAELTDADGATSTNAFLVMAGIGLDASMAADTNAWVKKRFGWVAYSDPIARSVIGNRQIPVHYALDAGPTRTMHAHTVIVGNCGTLTAGVLLLPQAEPDDGILDAVAFRPVGWLGWTKIGYTLSLNRFFSSTRFGRLIARVLPTSRALPTTRARTLHLELDTPERIQLDGDPFGTVRAATLTTHHHGLTLRS, encoded by the coding sequence TCCGGGCGCTCGTCGACGCCGAGGCGGCCCGCAACGGCTGGGCGCCGACCGGCTGGTTCGAGACCGCCGCGGACGACGACGGGCGCGCTGCAGCACGCGCGGCCGTCGATGCCGCTCCCGACGTGGTCCTCGTCGCGGGCGGAGACGGGACCCTGCGCGTCGTCGCCGAGGAACTGCGCGGGACCGGGATCCCGGTGTCGCTGATCCCGAGCGGGACGGGCAACCTCTTCGCCCGGAACCTCGGCCTCCACCGCAACGACACCGCCGGTGCCGTGCGGGCAGCCTTCACCGGAACCGACCGGCCGATCGACGTCGGGATCGCCGAACTCACCGACGCGGACGGTGCGACCAGCACGAACGCGTTCCTCGTGATGGCGGGCATCGGCCTCGACGCGAGCATGGCCGCGGACACCAACGCCTGGGTGAAGAAGCGGTTCGGGTGGGTCGCGTACTCCGACCCGATCGCACGATCCGTCATCGGGAACCGACAGATCCCCGTCCACTACGCCCTGGACGCCGGCCCCACCCGCACGATGCACGCGCACACGGTCATCGTCGGCAACTGCGGCACGCTCACCGCCGGCGTGCTGCTCCTGCCCCAGGCCGAACCCGACGACGGCATCCTGGACGCCGTCGCGTTCCGCCCCGTGGGCTGGCTCGGGTGGACCAAGATCGGCTACACGCTCTCCCTGAACCGGTTCTTCTCCAGCACCCGGTTCGGACGGCTCATCGCCCGGGTGCTCCCGACGTCACGAGCGCTCCCCACCACGCGTGCTCGGACCCTGCACCTGGAGCTCGACACCCCGGAGCGCATCCAACTCGACGGCGACCCGTTCGGCACCGTTCGTGCGGCCACCCTCACCACGCACCACCACGGGCTGACGCTGCGCTCGTAG